From the genome of Anoplopoma fimbria isolate UVic2021 breed Golden Eagle Sablefish chromosome 1, Afim_UVic_2022, whole genome shotgun sequence, one region includes:
- the cep295 gene encoding centrosomal protein of 295 kDa isoform X3 produces MKRKVAKLRLSPNEEARIIREEHERRRKLRIQQVREQQRHISLQILREVEQRRQRELEQLEQELREDWERQQREKLNALQRLYQESLQLLGQGHRSAKENEPDLAAIAQREEENHVKAEERYREALKELKSQRLKDDEMQRRSINARKKALQAEKERSAKVASLPPPLPNPIQQSIDSKKPCVVKKSDVSAFAATHYHMPESTVDREADTKQPNAHEGAELEGRRLQDVQREEKRRKEEQLEKARLRGKEALRREHLVQDRERLLVELEHMQQTDLLRRRQQVSQMPPQIFQPLLKRQEMREDFQRELEFAFEDMYTGERRVKGDLVVQLAPEPLPAPSTGSQDQELDVSLDDLATQGAVTTQHDAEGEAQSTEQETSDQTESSKPAPRRALKKLLDRIRSQRNQWTDHGSCVPAADSPTAITDQIPERDTTIDTGSLTSEEKSILLPTELPEPTHSPQALKTTERSTAADPPLPDVLARRIQEFEEERKRREEELDREKQQQVVLLQELEEQKAKLEQMLLEAQQEREDLRAVGTQDEPLNQPEVPVHDQEVTSVSPGAASKLVPPAREDDHTRRIKEYQQRLLEQNGIHQRSVEVARQRLEEYQRALRIRYNMTARSLLPATAPWGLIHPSPLQGAQSAHLPAPTQLSTTPAAPAYIHAKPQSPAEVPTRESDMSPSRLPGPSACFGFKPLRPDEVGSFRSDPRSRRPEVTAWLTDNIMERVTGHLPERVRPSSEPPSYKLFPTHHSASIPMPQPASDPIRATSPCITDGAPPVKRRPASHGSLRTGSLSSSEDDDDDMERQRRELLEVQRRVLEQREAVALQQRRHEEERQSQEEQRRRQEVEMEQMRQQKETLQALIHTEEQLVPEAANEALVSEDISQTRLKLLASLLRAIEESNGGTLSHLEEPEWKDGSPLQRPSNNSDRICESDVAAGPLPVSVLPSGLFPPPPRAAKPPVTRVRLGVMEMMTEQHELSAIQEVETPVNTSHAAGLEDSVTVPSHTLGWDLQEDSESSMSSDRTLQTPSWSSSGQRTADRSTGSGTSSGGVWRERLLIGAGTSPESSGSDSVLRRISQISSDSGRGADYSGPAVTSNKPSMESAHRPPDSDCLSSTTISTGSYITTDTELNVDADKSPLLRHSAEPGRGADSLDVSPPSAQSSYINDSSAAGRPGLAVDSLFNDSSIQHIIDRYTRELNISLSAAGKTTDSEGSYVEELGSSVSQQTPDRVLERSGEDESSTARRSPPSGAAGAQRSGLDWHGTVNPIPEHFSGEDPSLAEDQEQDSFRPLIGQLTDQSSCLAADHRDSAMERLVGQPSAHSSMIGHPPGPPVSVSFNHCGWDSTLSRMIDRLSHQSTSHWLSGGQDFYAGQLTGRVTSEQSTTWLDGGLEESRMRPLAVELDESAGQHSGSSDERTHVELGVSTEASGPSYPALPPEASSHSASVPGVNPHQQDQTLQNQTSPLDMGPERTEVFPGSDSFHPLLAEVTHNETADPSMTFHLPEHDVPTSPEGQPASVEYSVSTSSEECETHTDESEPSSEPSPERLRAEEPSSCLTAYPTLHESFSQLITSQCQPHESILMMSSATGTDVEPTSLSLSRLTMCDYIPTLGIPQPEDLEADINHFYPLSDKILEAAGEKGILEQSEITLVSLTDTTLEDHETTVTEEEGTWEDEQKARETEGSKSLLSPHETPEDKNQAHQDPVTLLEFQWGPSTGLQEDRQQKRRALLQRSSRRAEEIKAKGALAKIQPEIKAPSEAKETSKAKRSQPATCKAKMKSETQHKTNAMSKGGQTELHRNTEKADSIMQKKPQLPDTVSNPRLEKVVEVKSSTTEQRKQDVAEMHHRTQRLYEQLEEVKQQKAIRNRQQAYATHRLKAKEFHKKTLQKLRAKQTL; encoded by the exons atgaagagaaaagtgGCCAAATTAAGACTGAGTCCCAACGAAGAGGCTCGGATAATACGAGAAGAACATGAACGGAGGAGGAAACTACGAATACAGCAG GTGCGAGAGCAGCAGAGGCACATCTCGCTGCAGATCCTGCGTGAGGTTGAGCAGAGACGGCAGCGTgagctggagcagctggagcaggagcTGAGAGAAGACTGGGAGCGACAGCAGAGGGAGAAACTCAACGCACTGCAGAGGCTCTACCAGGAGAGCCTCCAGCTTCTCGGTCAGGGTCACAGGAGTGCAAAAGAAAAC GAGCCCGATTTGGCAGCCATAgctcagagggaggaggaaaatcACGTCAAAGCAGAGGAGCGTTATCGGGAAGCCCTGAAGGAGCTCAAATCACAAAGGCTTAAAGATGATGAGATGCAAAGACG ATCCATCAATGCCAGGAAGAAGGCACTACAGGCAGAAAAGGAAAGATCCGCAAAAGTTGCCAGCCTCCCACCACCTCTCCCAAACCCCATTCAG CAGAGCATAGATTCCAAGAAGCCGTGTGTAGTGAAGAAATCTGACGTGAGTGCCTTCGCCGCCACCCATTACCACATGCCTGAGAGCACAGTGGACAGAGAGGCTGACACGAAGCAG CCTAATGCCCATGAGGGAGCTGAGCTGGAGGGGAGGAGACTGCAGGATGtacagagggaggaaaagaggaggaaagaggagcagCTTGAGAAGGCTCGCCTCAGAGGGAAGGAGGCTCTGAGGAGGGAACATCTCGTCCAG GATCGGGAGCGCTTGCTCGTTGAATTGGAGCACATGCAGCAGACGGACctgctgaggaggagacagCAGGTGTCCCAGATGCCTCCTCAGATCTTCCAGCCTCTCCTGAAGAGACAGGAGATGAGGGAGGACTTCCAGAGGGAGCTGGAGTTTGCCTTTGAGGACATGTACACCGGAGAGAGGA GGGTCAAAGGTGACCTGGTGGTCCAGCTGGCACCCGAGCCTCTGCCAGCTCCGTCCACAGGCAGCCAGGACCAAGAGCTGGACGTCTCGCTGGATGATCTCGCCACACAAGGAGCAGTAACAACGCAACATGACGCTGAAGGGGAAGCTCAGAGCACTGAGCAGGAAACATCTGATCAAA cggAGTCCTCCAAACCTGCTCCCAGAAGGGCTTTGAAGAAACTCCTGGATCGCATCAGGAGCCAGAGGAACCAGTGGACTGACCACGGCAGTTGCGTCCCTGCAGCCGATTCACCGACCGCCATCACCGATCAGATCCCAGAGCGGGACACGACCATCGACACAGGCTCTCTGACCAGCGAGGAGAAAAGCATCCTGCTCCCCACGGAGCTCCCTGAGCCCACCCACTCCCCGCAGG CACTAAAGACAACGGAACGGTCAACTGCAGCAGACCCTCCACTTCCTGATGTTCTTGCAAGAAGAATCCAAGAGTTTGAAGAAGAACGAAAGAGAAGG gaagAAGAGCTCGACagggagaagcagcagcaggtggtTTTGCTCCAGGAGCTGGAAGAGCAGAAAGCCAAATTGGAGCAGATGCTGCTTGAGGCccagcaggagagagaagatCTGAGGGCTGTTGGGACCCAGGACGAACCCCTCAACCAACCAGAAGTACCCGTCCATGACCAGGAAGTCACCTCTGTCTCTCCTGGTGCAGCCTCTAAG CTGGTGCCTCCTGCACGTGAAGATGACCACACCAGAAGGATTAAAGAATACCAGCAGCGGCTGCTTGAACAAAACGG GATTCACCAGAGGTCAGTGGAGGTGGCCCGTCAGCGCCTGGAGGAATACCAGCGAGCTCTACGGATTCGTTACAACATGACCGCAAGGTCGTTGCTGCCTGCCACCGCGCCTTGGGGCCTCATTCACCCATCTCCTCTGCAGGGCGCTCAGTCTGCTCATCTCCCAGCTCCTACACAGCTCTCTACGACCCCCGCAGCGCCGGCATACATCCACGCCAAACCACAAAGCCCTGCGGAAGTTCCCACAAGAGAGTCTGACATGTCGCCCTCGCGACTTCCCGGCCCCAGTGCGTGCTTTGGCTTCAAGCCGCTGCGGCCGGATGAAGTTGGATCTTTTCGGAGCGATCCAAGGAGCCGGAGACCGGAGGTCACCGCTTGGCTGACCGACAACATAATGGAGAGAGTGACGGGGCACCTTCCAGAGAGAGTGAGACCCTCCTCGGAGCCGCCATCTTACAAACTGTTCCCAACACATCATTCAGCCAGCATCCCGATGCCCCAGCCGGCCTCTGATCCCATCAGAGCCACTAGCCCGTGCATCACAGATGGGGCACCTCCGGTCAAACGAAGGCCTGCGTCACATGGCTCCCTGCGGACCGGGTCCCTGAGCTCCAGtgaggacgacgacgacgacatGGAGAGGCAGAGACGAGAGCTGCTGGAGGTCCAGAGACGGGTGCTGGAGCAGAGGGAGGCTGTTGCGCTGCAGCAGAGGCGGCAcgaagaggagaggcagagtCAGGAAGAGCAGCGACGGAGacaggaggtggagatggagcaGATGAGGCAGCAAAAGGAGACGCTGCAGGCTCTGATTCATACTGAAGAACAA CTAGTTCCAGAGGCTGCCAATGAAGCGTTGGTTTCAGAGGACATCAGTCAGACCCGACTTAAATTACTCGCGTCCCTGCTGAGAGCTATAGAGGAGTCTAACGGAGGAACTTTATCTCACTTAGAAGAGCCTGAGTGGAAAGATGGCTCCCCTCTGCAACGGCCATCCAACAACAGTG ATCGCATCTGTGAGAGCGATGTTGCTGCAGGACCTTTGCCAGTGTCGGTCCTCCCCTCAGgactcttccctcctcctcctcgagcAGCGAAGCCCCCGGTGACCCGCGTCAGGCTTGGCGTCATGGAGATGATGACAGAGCAACACGAGCTAAGTGCTATTCAAGAGGTGGAGACACCGGTGAACACCAGCCATGCCGCAG GCCTGGAGGATAGTGTGACGGTCCCCTCACACACTCTGGGCTGGGATCTGCAAGAGGATTCGGAATCGTCCATGTCCTCTGACAGGACCCTGCAGACACCCTCTTGGTCCAGCAGTGGGCAGCGGACAGCCGATCGATCGACCGGCTCTGGGACGAGCTCAGGAGGAGTCTggagagagaggctgctgaTTGGGGCAGGAACGTCTCCAGAATCCTCAGGGTCTG ATTCAGTCCTGAGGAGGATCTCGCAGATTTCCTCTGATTCTGGGAGAGGAGCCGACTACTCTGGTCCTGCGGTCACAAGCAACAAACCCTCCATGGAG tCTGCACATAGGCCTCCCGATTCTGACTgcctctcctccaccaccatcTCCACCGGCAGCTACATCACCACCGATACTGAGCTAAACGTTGACGCCG ATAAATCCCCGCTGCTCAGACATAGCGCAGAACCAGGACGAGGAGCAGATTCACTCGACGTCTCCCCTCCGTCCGCTCAAAGCTCCTACATTAATGACAGCTCAGCCGCCGGTCGTCCTGGTCTGGCTGTGGACTCTCTGTTTAACGACAGCAGCATCCAGCACATTATAGACAGATACACTAGGGAGCTTAACATCTCCCTCAGCGCCGCCGGCAAAACCACAG ACAGTGAAGGCTCATACGTGGAGGAACTGGGCTCTTCGGTGTCCCAGCAGACTCCGGATCGAGTTCTGGAGAGGAGTGGGGAGGATGAAAGCTCTACGGCCCGCCGGTCTCCTCCCTCAGGCGCAGCAGGAGCACAGAGGAGTGGCCTG GATTGGCACGGTACTGTCAATCCGATCCCGGAGCACTTCTCGGGCGAGGACCCGTCACTGGCTGAGGACCAGGAGCAGGACTCTTTCAGACCTCTGATCGGTCAGCTGACGGACCAGTCCTCCTGCCTCGCCGCTGACCACAGGGACTCGGCCATGGAGCGGCTGGTCGGTCAACCGTCCGCTCATTCGTCAATGATTGGTCATCCACCAGGGCCGCCGGTTTCGGTGAGCTTTAATCACTGTGGATGGGATTCAACTCTGAGTCGGATGATCGACCGACTCTCCCATCAGTCCACCTCCCACTGGCTGAGCGGCGGGCAGGACTTTTACGCCGGCCAGCTGACTGGTCGGGTCACGTCAGAGCAGTCGACCACATGGCTGGACGGAGGTCTGGAGGAGAGCCGGATGAGACCTCTGGCTGTCGAGCTGGATGAGTCTGCTGGCCAGCACAGTGGAAGCTCAG ATGAAAGAACCCATGTGGAGCTTGGTGTCTCAACTGAGGCCAGTGGGCCGTCGTACCCAGCGTTGCCTCCTGAAGCCTCGTCACACAGTGCCTCGGTCCCTGGTGTGAATCCACATCAACAAGACCAGACCCTGCAGAACCAAACCAGTCCATTGGACATGGGCCCAGAGAGGACTGAAG TGTTTCCAGGCTCGGACTCATTCCACCCACTGCTGGCTGAGGTCACCCACAACGAAACGGCAGACCCCTCCATGACCTTTCACCTGCCTGAACACGATGTGCCCACGTCCCCTGAGGGCCAGCCGGCCAGCGTGGAATACAGTGTTTCCACGTCTTCTGAGGAGTGTGAAACCCACACTGACGAGTCCGAGCCGTCGTCCGAGCCGTCGCCCGAGCGCCTCAGGGCGGAGGAGCCGTCCAGCTGCTTGACAGCCTACCCCACGTTGCATGAATCCTTTTCCCAGCTCATCACCTCCCAGTGCCAACCCCACGAATCTATCCTTATGATGTCTTCTGCCACGGGAACAGACGTGGAGCCAACATCTCTGAGCTTGTCACGTTTAACAATGTGTGATTATATACCTACTTTGGGCATCCCGCAGCCAGAGGATTTGGAAGCAGACATAAACCACTTCTATCCTTTATCAGATAAGATATTG GAAGCTGCTGGTGAGAAAGGGATCCTAGAGCAGTCGGAGATAACACTAGTCAGCCTGACCGACACCACGCTGGAGGACCATGAGACGACCGTCACTGAGGAAGAGGGAACGTGGGAGGACGAACAGAaagccagagagacagag GGGTCTAAATCCCTGTTGTCACCGCATGAGACTCCAGAAGACAAGAACCAGGCCCACCAAG ATCCAGTGACGCTGCTGGAGTTTCAGTGGGGTCCCAGCACAGGTCTGCAGGAGGACCGCCAGCAGAAGCGCAGAGCGCTGCTCCAGAGATCGTCCCGCAGGGCTGAGGAGATCAAGGCCAAGGGGGCTCTTGCCAAGATTCAACCTGAGATAAAAGCTCCATCTGAGGCAAAAGAGACATCTAAAGCTAAGAGATCTCAACCAGCCACCTGTAAGGCAAAGATGAAGTCAGAAACTCAACATAAGACTAATGCCATGTCAAAGGGGGGACAGACTGAGCTGCATCGAAATACTGAGAAAGCTGACTCCATCATGCAGAAAAAGCCCCAGCTTCCTGATACAG TGAGCAATCCCAGGCTTGAAAAGGTGGTGGAGGTAAAGAGCTCCACAACGGAGCAGAGGAAACAGGATGTTGCTGAGATGCACCATAGAACTCAGAG ACTGTatgagcagctggaggaggtgaagcaACAGAAAGCCATCAGGAACAGACAGCAAGCGTATGCAACACACAGACTGAAGGCCAAAGAGTTCCACAAG AAAACCTTACAGAAGCTTCGTGCCAAGCAGACTCTGTAG